The following proteins come from a genomic window of Candidatus Margulisiibacteriota bacterium:
- the plsY gene encoding glycerol-3-phosphate 1-O-acyltransferase PlsY, with the protein MIFLFALGCYLLGSIPFSFIIAKIWGVDLHCVGSGNIGATNVLRSAGPLPGGLAFFFDFAKGYAAVLIGSLVGGDPLVIIFLGLAALLGHTFPVFLGFRGGKGAATGFGILAGIAPDIFGLALLLVVIIIYLTRYVSLASIITPWVVAVLMYIMVKPLPYFYLSIVAAIFILARHLPNIKRLMNGTELRIGEKK; encoded by the coding sequence ATGATCTTTTTGTTCGCTTTAGGTTGCTACCTGCTTGGTTCTATTCCTTTTAGCTTTATTATAGCCAAAATATGGGGGGTTGACCTCCATTGTGTCGGCTCCGGCAACATTGGGGCGACCAATGTGCTCCGCTCTGCCGGCCCGCTGCCGGGGGGACTGGCCTTCTTCTTTGATTTTGCCAAAGGGTATGCCGCGGTCCTGATCGGCAGTTTGGTGGGCGGGGACCCGTTGGTGATCATTTTCCTTGGGTTGGCCGCTTTGCTGGGACACACTTTTCCTGTCTTTCTTGGATTTAGGGGAGGGAAGGGAGCGGCGACCGGCTTTGGGATATTGGCCGGGATCGCTCCGGATATTTTTGGCCTGGCTTTATTGCTGGTAGTTATTATTATTTACCTGACCAGATATGTTTCGCTCGCGTCAATTATTACCCCCTGGGTCGTGGCCGTATTAATGTATATAATGGTAAAACCGCTCCCTTATTTTTATCTGTCTATTGTTGCGGCCATCTTTATTTTGGCCCGCCATTTACCCAATATTAAGCGGCTGATGAATGGGACCGAGTTGCGGATAGGAGAAAAAAAATGA
- the accB gene encoding acetyl-CoA carboxylase biotin carboxyl carrier protein, with product MLDWEVLKKLVKLVKEEDITGLSIEEKGVKYDVRREGGKVTTTPASAHVAASEPVPTAATPTKSSATSEEDGLSAITSPMVGTFYRSPSPESGPFVEAGDSIQPGKVICIIEAMKLFNEIEAEVGGKIVKILVENGKPVEYGQKLFLIKKA from the coding sequence ATGTTAGATTGGGAAGTTTTAAAAAAATTAGTTAAGTTAGTCAAAGAAGAAGATATCACCGGTTTGTCGATCGAAGAAAAAGGGGTCAAATATGACGTCAGGCGCGAGGGGGGGAAAGTAACCACCACCCCGGCATCCGCTCATGTTGCCGCCTCGGAACCGGTCCCAACTGCCGCTACTCCAACAAAATCAAGCGCTACCAGCGAAGAGGATGGCCTCTCTGCCATTACTTCTCCAATGGTCGGCACTTTTTATCGCTCCCCTTCTCCGGAATCAGGTCCTTTTGTCGAAGCAGGCGACAGCATCCAGCCGGGTAAAGTGATCTGCATTATTGAAGCGATGAAGCTGTTCAACGAGATCGAAGCGGAAGTGGGAGGGAAGATCGTAAAAATACTGGTCGAGAATGGCAAACCGGTTGAGTATGGGCAGAAGCTGTTCTTGATCAAAAAAGCATGA
- a CDS encoding sulfite exporter TauE/SafE family protein: MTWVWLVLTGFLAGIFSGLLGIGGATIVIPVLVLGFGLSQHLAQGTTLAMMIPPIGLLAAWQYWKNGHVNFPWALALCVGFLFGGLIGAYWANLISPELLRKLFGLVFLVISLRLIFW; this comes from the coding sequence ATGACCTGGGTCTGGCTGGTCCTGACCGGCTTTTTGGCCGGTATTTTCAGCGGGCTGCTAGGTATTGGCGGCGCGACCATTGTGATCCCGGTCCTGGTCCTTGGTTTTGGGTTGAGCCAGCATCTGGCGCAGGGGACGACCCTGGCGATGATGATCCCGCCGATCGGTCTGCTGGCCGCCTGGCAGTATTGGAAAAATGGGCATGTTAACTTTCCCTGGGCGTTAGCTCTTTGTGTCGGTTTTTTATTTGGCGGGTTGATCGGCGCTTATTGGGCGAACCTGATCTCCCCGGAACTGCTCCGCAAACTGTTTGGCCTGGTCTTTCTGGTCATTTCCCTGCGGCTGATCTTTTGGTAG
- a CDS encoding decaprenyl-phosphate phosphoribosyltransferase: MIDLLLSLRPKQWTKNFFVFAGIIFSLEFFQLAPLLKVIDAFIIFCAISSAMYLINDVKDLEFDKKHPLKKLRPIASGKVSTSLAISFALLLILTALPISFWLNASFGWVIAAYILLMLSYSFFLKNMVILDVFSIAAGFVLRAIAGVVVIEVILSPWLVICTILLALFIALGKRRHELLTLDLAGEHRKILDEYNPRLLDQLISAVAGSTVMAYALYTLWPETIAKFGTNSLVYSIPFVLYGIFRYLYLIYKKEEGGQPERTLLSDPPLLIDIVLWIAALAVIIYTNI, translated from the coding sequence ATGATTGATCTCCTCCTGTCGCTCCGGCCCAAACAGTGGACCAAGAATTTCTTTGTTTTTGCCGGGATCATTTTTTCGCTGGAATTCTTCCAGCTCGCTCCTTTACTAAAAGTTATTGACGCTTTTATCATTTTTTGCGCGATCTCCAGCGCTATGTATCTCATCAATGACGTCAAAGACCTGGAATTTGACAAAAAGCATCCGCTCAAGAAGCTCCGGCCCATTGCCAGCGGCAAGGTTTCAACTTCCCTCGCCATTTCATTCGCCCTACTACTTATCTTAACGGCTCTGCCAATCTCTTTCTGGTTAAATGCCTCGTTTGGCTGGGTCATTGCGGCATACATTTTACTTATGCTTTCTTACTCATTTTTTCTCAAGAATATGGTGATTTTAGATGTTTTTTCGATAGCCGCCGGCTTCGTTTTACGCGCTATTGCCGGGGTGGTAGTGATCGAGGTCATTCTTTCCCCCTGGCTGGTGATCTGCACCATCCTTTTGGCCCTGTTTATCGCCCTGGGGAAACGTCGGCACGAGCTGTTAACCCTTGACCTGGCAGGCGAGCACCGGAAAATCCTGGATGAGTATAACCCCAGGCTGCTTGACCAGCTGATCTCGGCAGTTGCCGGGTCGACCGTCATGGCCTACGCCCTTTACACCCTTTGGCCGGAAACAATCGCGAAATTTGGCACCAACAGCCTTGTCTACAGCATTCCCTTTGTTCTTTACGGGATCTTCCGCTATTTATATCTGATCTACAAGAAGGAAGAAGGGGGACAACCGGAGAGGACCTTGCTTTCCGATCCGCCTTTATTAATTGACATTGTTTTATGGATCGCCGCGCTAGCTGTTATTATTTACACTAATATCTAA
- the efp gene encoding elongation factor P: MGIAITEVRPGTTVEIDGKIFKCLEYNHIKWAQQARVKTKFKDLRSGAIIERTFNVDDKVERARIEYQPMQFLYSDTEGFHFMNQSTFEQITVPAAKIGSQSKYLKDGFVCNVSFYGEEVLDIDLPATVELKVVETSPGFKGDTVSGGKPATLETGAVVQVPFFINVGEVLKVDTSEGKYLGRV, from the coding sequence ATGGGCATAGCAATAACCGAAGTCAGACCAGGAACGACCGTGGAGATTGACGGCAAAATCTTTAAATGCCTGGAATATAACCACATTAAATGGGCCCAACAGGCAAGAGTCAAGACCAAGTTCAAGGACCTGCGCAGCGGCGCCATTATTGAACGGACTTTTAATGTAGACGACAAAGTCGAGCGGGCCAGGATCGAATACCAGCCGATGCAATTCCTCTACTCCGACACAGAAGGTTTTCACTTCATGAACCAATCGACTTTTGAACAGATCACCGTTCCCGCAGCCAAGATCGGCTCCCAGAGCAAGTACCTGAAAGATGGTTTTGTCTGCAACGTTTCTTTCTATGGTGAAGAGGTCCTCGATATTGATCTGCCGGCCACCGTTGAGTTGAAAGTTGTCGAAACGTCTCCGGGCTTCAAGGGAGATACAGTTTCCGGCGGCAAACCGGCAACCCTGGAAACAGGCGCTGTTGTCCAGGTCCCGTTTTTTATTAATGTCGGCGAAGTCCTTAAAGTCGACACCAGCGAAGGCAAATACCTCGGGAGGGTATAA
- a CDS encoding NAD(P)-dependent glycerol-3-phosphate dehydrogenase yields MKISIVGAGAWGTTLALLFAENKHPVTIWAREAEVAGSINEFHENKMYLPGFQLPAIIEASSCLTCLKEADLALFVVPTQYLRGVAREAKELINRKALIVSAGKGIEEGTRRLPAEIIKEELNCCGEACVLSGPNLSKEIARGLPAAAVVAAADRDLALAVQKSLLSGRFRVYTNDDVIGVQLGGALKNVIAIASGIVDGLQLGNNAKAAMLIRGIAEITRLGIAMGGKRETFAGLSGMGDLITTCSSQLSRNHQVGTSLAEGKSIKEIMAGKKEVAEGVPTTIAALELSREYKVELPIARQVHNVLYQGKKPYEAITELMSRDATSE; encoded by the coding sequence ATGAAAATATCGATTGTTGGCGCCGGCGCCTGGGGAACGACTCTGGCCCTCTTATTCGCGGAAAACAAGCATCCGGTCACCATTTGGGCCAGGGAAGCAGAGGTCGCAGGCTCGATCAATGAATTTCACGAGAACAAAATGTATCTTCCCGGGTTCCAACTCCCGGCTATAATTGAGGCTTCGTCTTGCCTAACATGCCTGAAAGAGGCTGATCTTGCTCTTTTTGTCGTACCAACTCAATATCTTAGAGGGGTGGCCAGGGAAGCAAAAGAGCTGATCAATCGTAAAGCGCTGATCGTTTCGGCCGGTAAAGGGATCGAAGAGGGGACCAGGCGGCTGCCGGCCGAAATTATTAAAGAAGAGCTTAATTGCTGCGGCGAGGCTTGTGTCCTTTCCGGCCCCAATCTGTCAAAAGAGATCGCTCGGGGGCTCCCGGCGGCGGCGGTTGTTGCCGCGGCTGACAGGGATTTGGCGCTTGCTGTCCAAAAAAGCCTCCTTTCCGGGCGTTTTAGGGTTTATACCAACGACGATGTTATCGGGGTTCAGCTGGGAGGAGCGTTAAAGAACGTCATTGCGATCGCTTCGGGGATCGTTGACGGTTTGCAGTTGGGGAACAACGCGAAAGCGGCGATGCTGATCAGGGGGATCGCCGAGATCACCCGGTTGGGGATCGCGATGGGGGGGAAGAGAGAGACTTTTGCCGGATTATCAGGAATGGGAGACCTGATCACCACCTGTTCCAGCCAGCTGTCGCGCAACCATCAGGTTGGAACAAGCCTGGCCGAAGGTAAAAGCATTAAAGAGATCATGGCTGGGAAAAAAGAGGTCGCGGAAGGGGTCCCGACGACAATTGCCGCTCTTGAGCTCTCCAGGGAGTATAAGGTCGAACTACCGATCGCCCGGCAGGTTCATAACGTCCTCTATCAGGGTAAGAAACCCTACGAAGCGATCACCGAATTAATGAGCCGCGACGCGACTTCTGAATAA